The following DNA comes from Mucisphaera calidilacus.
TAGCCATCGGCCATCAGGCGCTGCGAGGCGATCCCCGGCAGTTGCCTGAGAGCGCCGAGGTCCTCAAAGGTATCGGTGTAGGCCATTGCGTGGCGTTCGTGGAGGAAGGCGCGCAGTCCGAGTTCGATCCGTGCCGCGTCGCGCACGTGGCTGGTTCGGTCTCCGCCGGTGCCGACGGTGTACTGCTGCCTGTAGGTTTCGCAGAGCCGGTCGATCTCGGCGTCCGCGATGGCGTTGACGTGCTCGACGAGTTCGCCCACGCCGTAGGTATTGACGCTGAAGCCCAGGATGCGTTCGGCTTCGACTTTGTCGCCCTCGGTGACGGCGACCTGCCTCATGTTGTCGCCGATGCGGGCCATGCGCAGGTGGCGCAGCGCGTGTTGTCCCGCCGCGGCTCGTGACCAGGTCCCGATGCGTTCGCGTGTGCGCGGGTCCTGCCAGTGTCCCGCGATGACCTTCCGCTTGACTTTGAGTCGTGCGCAGATGTGCCCGAACTCCCTGCCGCCGTGCGCCGACTGGTTGAGGTTCATGAAGTCCATGTCGATGGTCGACCAGGGGATGTCGCGGTTGTACTGGGTGTGCAGGTGCAGCAGCGGCTTGGCCAGGATGGATAATCCGCTGATCCACATCTTGGCGGGTGAGAAGGTGTGCATCCAGGCGATCAGCCCGATGCAGGACGGGCTTGCGTTGGCCTGCTCGATGACGTGCCGGATCTCCTGGGGCGACTGAAGCACCGGTTTGGCGACCACGCGCACGGGGATGGATGAATCGTGATGCAGTCCTTCCGCGACGCGGCGTGCGTGCTCGTCGACCTGCGCGAGGACCTCGGGGCCGTAGAGATTCTGACTGCCGACGATCAACCAGACTTCCAGTGAGTGAATATCCATCCCGCGCTCCGGCTTGTTGCTAGGTGGGTTGGCCGTAGTAGGCATCGGGCCCGTGCTTGCGGGCCTGGTGTTTGGCCAGAACGTAGGGTTCCAGTTCGATCGGATCCCCGGTGAGGCGTTGCAGGTGCAGGGCCATCTCCGCCACGGCTTCGAGTGCGACGGCGTTGTCCAGCGCCTTCGCGGGCGTTGTTCCCCAGGTGAAGGGCGCGTGGCCCGCGACCAGTACGGCGGGCAGGCGCAGGGGATCGTTCGCTTGCTGTGAGAGGCATTCGACGATTGCCCGGCCGGTCTCGTGCTCGTAGTCGTTGGCGACCTGATCCTGTGTCAGCGGGCGTGTCACCGGAATCGGGCCGTCGAAATGGTCGGCGTGCGTCGTGCCCGTGCAGGGGATCGGTCTGCGTGCCTGGGCGTACACGGTGGCGAAGCGGCTGTGCGTGTGGACGATCCCCCCGATGCCCTCGAAGCGTCGGTAGAGTTCGAGGTGAGTGGGGGTGTCGGATGAGGGCCGCAGGCCGGATTCGAGAACGTCGCCTTGCAGATTGGTAACCACCATCTGGTCGGGCGTGAGTTGCTCGTAGGGGACGCCGCTTGGCTTGATGACCATGTGGCGGCGATCTTCGCTGATGCCGCTGACGTTGCCCCAGGTCAGGGTGACCAGGCCCTCGGCGACGAGTCGACGGTTGGCGTGACAGACAGCCTGCTTGAGGTCATCGAGCATGGTCTTGACCCAGGGGCTGTGTGCTTTCCGGTCGCTTGGTGCGCTCAGGCGTCACAGAGCTGTTCCTCCAGGCGATCCACACCCAGCTCGTTGCCGTTGCTCTCGATCACTCTGCCGTACCAGTGCGCGGAGAGTTTGGGCGTGCGTTTCAGCGTCTGGTAGTCGACGTGGATCATCCCGAATCGCTGGGAGTAACCTTCTGCCCACTCGAAGTTGTCCATCAGCGACCAGTGGAAGTAGCCGCGGATGTCGACGCCATCGCTGGCGGCGTCGCGGAGGCGTGTCAGGTAGCGTGAGGCGAGGTCGATCCGGTGGTAGTCGTAGACTCTGCCATCGGAGGCGACCCAGTCGTGGCCGGACATGCCGTTCTCGGTGATGACGATGGGCAGCTTGTACCGTTCCTGGAGGAAATAGGGCCCCCAGTAGAGGCAGTCGGGCTCGAGCGGCCAGCCGATGAGGGTGTGGGGGGAACCTGCGGGACGCTTGTAGTGGAGATCGATCTCGGGTGTGCCGTTGGCGGGCGCTCCGGTGTAGATGTTCGCTCCGTAGAAATCCAGGGGCTGGTTGATGACCTTGAGGTCGGCGGGATCGAAGTTCGGCACATCCTCGGCGAAGAGACGCAGGCCGTCCTCGGGGTAGTGGCCGAGGATCACGGGGTCGGAGTACCAGGTGTTGCTCCAGTGTGTCTTCTCGGTGATGTCGAACATGAGGCTTCGAGCGTGGTCGATGTACTGGCGGTCGTTGTTGTGCGGGTAGCGCACGACACCCACCGGTGCCCAGCCGATCGTGGGGGTGTTGCGCGCGTGTTCGCGGATGGTGGATACGGCGCGTCCGTGGGCCATGAGCGCGTGGTGGGCGGCCAGCAGGACATCGGACCAGGGGAGCTTGCAGCCGGGGGCGTGCTGCCCGGTGTAGTGCCCCATGCCGATGAAGCACTGGGGTTCGTTCAGGGTCATCCAGTTGGTGACACGGTCCGAGAAGCGGTCGACGAGCAGGCGTGTGTAGGCCTCGAACCAGTCGGGTGACTCGCGGTTGAGCCAGCCGCCTCGGTTGTAGAGCGCGAGGGGGTAATCCCAGTGAAAGAGGGTCAACCAGGGCTGAACGTTCGCTTCGAGCAGGGCGTCGATCAGCCTGTCGTAGAAGGCCAGGCCGGCCTCATTGACCTTGCCGGTGCCCTCGGGGAGTACGCGTGACCAGGAGACCGAGAATCGGTAGCTGTTGATCCCGATCTGGCGCATGAGTTCGACGTCCTCGCGATAGCGATTCACGTGATCGCAGGCGACGTCGCCGGTGTGTCCGTCGTGGACTTTGCCGGGCCAGCGACACATGCGGTCCCACACGTTCGGGCCCTTGCCCTCGGCGTCCCACGCGCCCTCGATCTGATAAGAGGCTGTGGCGGCACCCCAGTGAAAATCGTCGCGAAAACTCATAGCGAACTCCTCGTCAGGCTGTTGCACGGCGTGTTGATCCGTGGTGTGTTGAATGACTCAAAAGCAAGGTGGTCTGTTGTCCTGTGGCTTTAGCGGTTGCCCAGTTCTGGTCAGCCGTCCACGTCGAAGAGCTGCTTCGACTTGTCAGGGGCGGCGTCGCTCTCGGTTCTGGCTGCGAGCCGGACGACGCTGCCGAAGGTCAGTATCGCGGCGGTTGTCGGCGAGGGGATATTCGTCGTGCTGTAGGAGGCCGCCAGCAGCGACAGGTCGAGCAGGTTGACCTTGTCATCGCCCGAGAAGTTCCCCCCTGCCCATCCGGCCTTGCGGTTGAAGTTGGAGGCGAGTACGGAGAGGTCGAGCAGGTTGACGCTGCCGTTGAGGTCCGCGTCGCCAAAGGCCGTCTGGAGGATGTTGAGCACGAGTTCGTCGAGGTCGTTCTGGTCGACGTGGTCGTTGCCGTCGAGGTCGAAGATGGGGTCGATGGTCTCTCCGGTTCGGTTGATGATCGCGAGGACGAGCAGGTCGATGTCGGCGTCGTCGATGCGGCCGTCGCGGTTGAAGTCGCCGCGAAGCGCGTTGCCGCCCGGTTCGAGACGCGTGGTGTAGACGCCGTTGCCCAGCGTTCCGACGTGGAGGTTCGTCGATGTGACGCCCGGGATGGGGAAGTGCCGATAGGGCAGCTTGCCGGTGACGTCGACGAAGCTCTCGCCGAAGTCGTAGCTGACTTTGACGCCTGTGTCGGTGCCGGCCGCGATGGTCATGGCGCCGAGGTCATCGACGTAGACGCTGACGCGTGCGGTGTTGTCGGCGAGGATCTGCTCCCATGTCGCGCCGCCATCGGCCGAGGTCAGGAGTCCGCCGTCGCCGGCTGCGAGGAAGACCTGCGGTCCCTGGTCGACCGGTCGTGTGGCCGCGGCGATCATCTGCGGGTTGCCTTGCGCGTCCCAGACGACTTGCCAGCTGGCGTTCTGCTCGGAGGTGGCGAGGGCGTAGACCTGATTGGTCACGCCTGAGATGGCGAAGAGTGTTCCGTCGAGGGTGATGGCGAGTTGCGGTCCGCTGTTCCAGATCGACGACTCGAAGAGATCGACGCCGCCCGGGAGGCCGCTGCCCAGAAGCTGCCAGTTGTCGCCGGCATCGATGGATCGGTAGACGCCGCCACCCTGCGCGGTCTGCCCGGATACCGTGACGAAGACGGTGTCGGCGTCGTTCGGGTCGGCGATGACGGAGTTGATGAACAGAGATTCGGTGAGTGCGCCCGGGAGGCCGCGCATCTGCGGGTAGTAGAAGGATTCTCCCTTGTTGTCGCTGACCGCCATGGTGGACGACTCCCACTGGCCCGGGTTCCGGTTGCCGATGGCGTAGAGACGATTGGCGTTGTCGGGCGTGAGTGCGATGCCCTTTACGTTGCTGTAGAGCATATTACCCGGCATGGCGATCTTGGTGAAGGATAGCCCGCCGTCGGTGGAGCGGAGGTAGCCGTTGTCGCACATGCCGAGGTGGACGATGTTGGGGTCGTCGGGGTCGGGCACGACCATGTGGATCACGGTGCTCTCGATGCCGTCGACCGAGAGTTCCCAGTTCTGCCCGGCGTCCTCGGTGCGCCAGACGGAGTACCAGTCGCTCATGAACCATCGGTCTTCGTCGTCGGGGTCGACGGTGATGCTGGCGGCCGCCTTGCCGTAGTGGGACCACCCGCCGTGGTCGTCGTCGTGGTTGCCGTACCACCATTCGTCGCTGTTGACGCTCTGGCGCGGGACCGTCTGCCAGCGGTTGACGCCGGCATCGAGTTTGTAGACGTCGCCCTGCCCGCCGACGGTGAGGGTGAAGTCGGGTCCGGTGCCGATGCCGCGGAAGGTGTTCTTGCGCCACTCGCCGATGCCGCCGCCTGCGTCGGCCGGCAGGCCGCCGCTGATGTCCTGCCAGCTCTGCCCGTCGTCGGTTGAGGCGCGGACCCTGGTGTCGAAGAGGCCGATCAGCCGTGACGGATCGCCGGGGTCCTGCGTGATCTCGGTGGGGCCGGCGTCGGCGAGCTGGACCCATGTCTTGCCGGCGTCGCTGCTGAACCAGAAGCCTGCGTCCAGCTCGACGAACTGGCCGCCGTGCGCCCAACTCTCCTCGGCACTGGCCATCATCCAGACGCGGTCGCTGTCGTTCTGATCGAAATAGATGTCCGTGACGAGCATGCCGGAGGGCCCGGTGTGGTCCCAGGTCGCTCCGCCGTCCTCCGAGCGGTAGAAGGCTCCTGCGCCGCCTGCGAGCACGACGTCGGGGTTGTCGGGGTGGCGGACGACCTTGCTGCCGTCCTGTCGGCCGTTGGCGTTGTTCCAGAATCGTGAGGGCTGGACGAGGTCCCAGGTCTCTCCTTCGTCGGTCGAGCGCCAGATGCCGCCGGGTGCGCGCCATCGCGTCCCTGTGGTGATGATCAGGTCCGAGGGGTTGGTCGGGTGAACGCTGACTGTTCCGATGGAGTAGATGTCGCCGAGTCCCTCGGGCAGATTCTGGTGGACGGCGTGCCAGGTGACGCCGTCGTCGTCGCTGCGGTAGAAGCCGCCGACGTCGATGGTGGCGTACCAGCGGTCTTTGACCGAGGGGTCGGGGATGACGTCGACGATGTAGCCCCCGCCGCCGATGCGTGAGGAGACCCAGCCGTCGTAGTCGCGGTGCGGCTCAGCGCCCTGGGGCGTGGTTTGTGCGAGGCTGGTCGCGGTCAGTGCGAGCAGAGCAATGAGTACCGTACGGATCATGGGCCTGTGCTCCGGGGAAGCGCATGGATCGGGTGATCATGCGTGGGGTTGCGGCTGGAAGGGGCTCGGCGGGCGTCAACCGGCCGAGTCCGCGGAGGAGGTATCGTCGGGGTTCAGTTTTCCCACCAGCGCCATGGCGAGCCCTTGTCGTCGAGGCCTCTGCCGTTGTTGTCGATGAGTTGCTCCGCGCTCATACCGGAGACGTGGCCGTCCATGAAGACCATGTTGGCGGTAGCGCCCTTGTTGTAGAAGTCGAAATCTCGGTTGACGGCTTCATCGGGCAGGGCTCTGTCCCCGCCGTGTCGAAAGCCGGGGAGTGTGATCCATGGCTGATTGAAGGGTGCTGTGGTGTAGCCCCCCTGCGGCCAGCCGAGATAGCCGTCGACGGAGGCCATGTAGTTGGCGTCGCCGACTCGGACGCTGCTGTACTGCTCGGAGACGACATCGCCGTTGGTCTCGCCGGCCATGATGGTTCCGGAGGCGTTGTTGGGTGCGTCGATGCTGTAGGCCCACTTGGGACTCGAGTTGGGATAGGTGGCGAGATCGCCCTGCATGAAGCTGTTGGGCGCGGAGGTGAACTTGTCATCCTCGACGAAATCGGAGGCGGGGCAGTTGAACATGTTGTCGGGGTTGGACCGCCAGGATTGGCGATTCTCCAGAGTGCCCTCATTGTCGAGGACGGGGATGTAGGGTGCGAGGTTCTCCTGCCAGAACTCGGCGAGTCCAGCGCCGACGCCGTCCACGTCCCATGCCTGCTCGTAGGTCCAGGCCATCAGGTCCTTGTGATCGTGGGCGTAGGTGATGTTTCCGATGCCCATCTGGCGGAAGTTTGAGGAGCAGCGCATGTTGACCGCGGTGGCCCGGGCGGCGCCGAGTGCGGGGAGCAGGATGCCGATGAGCAACGCGATGATGGAGATGACGACGAGGAGCTCGATCAGAGTGAAGGCGTTGTGGCGTCGCATGGTTCCGTTCCTTGCTTAAGGCGGTGCGTGAAATCAATTTCGTGCTGTGGGGCCGACGTCGGCCCGAAGACCCGGACACGCGGTTGTGCGTGCCCGGGCGTGGGTGGCGAGACGAGGCCTTATGAACGGCGGGTCAGGGCCGCGAGTGCGAGGGTCATCAGCGCCGCGGAAGCGGGCGCGGGGACGGCGTTGTCGACGCCGAAGTTCGACGCGAGGGACGAGAGATCGAGCAGGTCGACGACCGCGTCGGTGTTGAAGTTGCCGCCGGCCCAGCCGGCGATGCCCTCGAAGTTGGAGGCGAGGGCGGAGAGGTCGAGCAGGTCGACGGCGAGGTCCAGGTTGGCGTCGCCGAAGGACGTACCGAGGACGGTCTCGATCATGAAGGTGAAATCGCCCTGATCGACGCCGTTGATGCCGTCGAGGTCATAGATCGGGTCGGTGGAGCCCAGGTCGATCTCGGCGGCGAGGATGTCAATGTCGTCGGCATCGACGATGCCGTTCTGGTCGAAATCGCCGACCAGGCCGGAGCCGGTGCCGTCGTCGCCATCGAGTTTGACCGACTGAACGTGGAGCGACCAGGCGGCGTTGTCAGCCGAGGCGCCTTGGGGTCGGCCGTAGACCTCGATCAGGACGTGCGGGGCCTCAGGCACGAACACGGATCCGGACTGGAAGTCGTTCTCGCCGGTCCAGTCCATGTCGAGTTCAACCCAGGGCTCATCGGTGCTGTAGCGGTAGTACGGGATGACCGCGGTATCGAGTGTGTTGTAGGCGGGGTCGTAGCTTGCGTCGAAGGCGGTGCGGTCGGTCCACATCCACGCCTCGATATCGATCTTGGTGAAGACGTAGCTGTCACTCTCGGTACCGAACCCGGGGAGCTTGCCGTTGTTCGCGTCGTACTCCATCGAGCCGAGTTGGGTGTAGGGCGTGCCCATGTCACTCGACCACCAGGTGATCTCGAAGTGGCCGTCGTCGACGTTGTCTTCGCTGTAGGGCCAGCCGGTGCCGGGGAAGACGGACCAGGCGGCGCCGTCGACGAACGCCTCGGCGAACAGGTCGCCGGCGTGGAGGGTGTCGGTGAAGCTGGTGAAGACCGCGTGGGCCTGACCGGCGGCGAAGAGGCTGGCGGCGAGGGCGGCGGTTGCGGTGACGCAGGTACGGTTCATGATCTTCTCCTTCTTGATCTTGGTTGGGACGTTTAAGAGATGCATGGTTTGGCCTGAGAGACGATTGAGAACGGGGACGGATACAAGCGGCGACGAGCCGCGGACAGTCGTTTACGCGCCCTTGGGCGGCGCGGTTGATTCACGG
Coding sequences within:
- the araA gene encoding L-arabinose isomerase produces the protein MDIHSLEVWLIVGSQNLYGPEVLAQVDEHARRVAEGLHHDSSIPVRVVAKPVLQSPQEIRHVIEQANASPSCIGLIAWMHTFSPAKMWISGLSILAKPLLHLHTQYNRDIPWSTIDMDFMNLNQSAHGGREFGHICARLKVKRKVIAGHWQDPRTRERIGTWSRAAAGQHALRHLRMARIGDNMRQVAVTEGDKVEAERILGFSVNTYGVGELVEHVNAIADAEIDRLCETYRQQYTVGTGGDRTSHVRDAARIELGLRAFLHERHAMAYTDTFEDLGALRQLPGIASQRLMADGYGFGAEGDWKTSALLHAAKVMAQGLEGGTSFMEDYTYHLDPQNTAVLGSHMLEICPSIAAEQPSMECHPLGIGDRDDPVRLVFTATPGNAVNASLIDMGDRFRLLLNEVQAVTPDEPTPKLPVARALWKPLPDFERAVEGWIYAGGAHHTVYSYPLGIEHFKDLGQMLDVETLVIA
- a CDS encoding GH1 family beta-glucosidase, with product MSFRDDFHWGAATASYQIEGAWDAEGKGPNVWDRMCRWPGKVHDGHTGDVACDHVNRYREDVELMRQIGINSYRFSVSWSRVLPEGTGKVNEAGLAFYDRLIDALLEANVQPWLTLFHWDYPLALYNRGGWLNRESPDWFEAYTRLLVDRFSDRVTNWMTLNEPQCFIGMGHYTGQHAPGCKLPWSDVLLAAHHALMAHGRAVSTIREHARNTPTIGWAPVGVVRYPHNNDRQYIDHARSLMFDITEKTHWSNTWYSDPVILGHYPEDGLRLFAEDVPNFDPADLKVINQPLDFYGANIYTGAPANGTPEIDLHYKRPAGSPHTLIGWPLEPDCLYWGPYFLQERYKLPIVITENGMSGHDWVASDGRVYDYHRIDLASRYLTRLRDAASDGVDIRGYFHWSLMDNFEWAEGYSQRFGMIHVDYQTLKRTPKLSAHWYGRVIESNGNELGVDRLEEQLCDA
- the araD gene encoding L-ribulose-5-phosphate 4-epimerase AraD; the encoded protein is MLDDLKQAVCHANRRLVAEGLVTLTWGNVSGISEDRRHMVIKPSGVPYEQLTPDQMVVTNLQGDVLESGLRPSSDTPTHLELYRRFEGIGGIVHTHSRFATVYAQARRPIPCTGTTHADHFDGPIPVTRPLTQDQVANDYEHETGRAIVECLSQQANDPLRLPAVLVAGHAPFTWGTTPAKALDNAVALEAVAEMALHLQRLTGDPIELEPYVLAKHQARKHGPDAYYGQPT
- a CDS encoding type II secretion system protein, with translation MRRHNAFTLIELLVVISIIALLIGILLPALGAARATAVNMRCSSNFRQMGIGNITYAHDHKDLMAWTYEQAWDVDGVGAGLAEFWQENLAPYIPVLDNEGTLENRQSWRSNPDNMFNCPASDFVEDDKFTSAPNSFMQGDLATYPNSSPKWAYSIDAPNNASGTIMAGETNGDVVSEQYSSVRVGDANYMASVDGYLGWPQGGYTTAPFNQPWITLPGFRHGGDRALPDEAVNRDFDFYNKGATANMVFMDGHVSGMSAEQLIDNNGRGLDDKGSPWRWWEN